TTTTTTTGATGGTAAAACCAGTTGAGCCGTTTTGCTGCGCTAATTTTGCGCTATGGAATAACAACATACTCTCAGCTCGACTTTTACTACTACCTTTATCAAGTTTTACCGTGATTTTGTAATAATGTTTGGCTTTTACAACTTCTTCTGTAACACCTGTTTTATAAAAGCCTGCCATATAACCGTGTTTATAGGGGAGGGAGTCAACCACTTGATAAGGCGCTGGTGAATAAGCACAGCCAACAATATTAATGGCTATGCAAAGGCAACTTGATTTTAAAAAATTCATGACTGTACAGGCCTTTAATTAATTTTATCACAAGCGTTAAGGTATCGCTCTTCATTTTTAATCATGCTTGCTTCGTCAATCGTAGCTTCTACTCTTGGCTGTGCAATTTTTTTTATATTTTTTGCAATTTGAACTTTTTGTTTGCTAGCGACTTGTTTTTTATCGTGTATTAACAGCACAAAACCAGAATATCGAGGCCCAGCTTCCGATGTTGAACGCTGCTTTGTATAACGGGTTTCTGTGCCATAGCACCATTTGCCGCTTTTTCTTTTTTCAATCACAAACTTTTCAAAGTTATGGCTGAGCGCAAGGTTAGCCGCATGTAAATAAAACATATCTTTAGCACGAACGATACTACTCGTACCTGTTAACTTCACTGTAACGTGATAAATTTGGTCATTTACTTTTTCTTCTGTCACACCTAAATGATAAGAACTAAGGGGTTTTCCTTTTTTGTATGTGAGCGATGAGCTTACTTCGTAAGGGGTTTGGGTGGTTTGACAGCCTGTTAATGTGACTGATGCGAGTAAACAAAACGAGGCTAGCAATTTATGCTTCAATGTATAATTCCTTTTACTTGTAATATTTAAAGATTCTGATTGTAATGAAATTGTTGTGATTGTAAAGGGTTTAATTTGATTGATTTTGGGGTTAATGTTTAATGAAGTTGCTGGGTATTAGGCTGTAAGGTTTGCTGTCTACATTGTGTTTGCACTTAAACACAAAGTCGCTTTGGGCTGTATTCTGTGAATACAGTCGCTAGATTAATTTGCCACTACATATTCACACAGGTGGCTGCTGAGCTGTCAATATGTTCATAAAAATAATTAATTTTAATGACTTAGTTTATTTTAAATTAACGTTGACCACAATTTTTACGATAAAAAGCAAGTTCGCATTAATCCAGAATCAATTGAAAAATATTAATTACCTGTGGTCGGCACCTTAACCGTCACTCTAACGCAACTCTGCAATGTTATATGTCTGATGTACCTAATATTCTGTCACTAAATTGTCATAACAAAATTTGTCTTAATTAGCCGAAATGGTTCGTCTTCTAAGTGACTTTCACAACTAGGACATAAACATGAAAACTTTATTGATGGCAGCTTTGCTGCTTTTACTTAACACAACGGCCCAGGCCAATTTACGCTATAATGAGGTCACGCAAAAATCATCACATAATAGTTACTCACGTGACGAAGGTATTTTGGACCAACTGGTTTTTCATCGTATACGTTCCATTGAGTTTGATCTGTTTCGCGGTAAAATTGGCCGAGCTGGCATTTCAAGAGACTGGTATGTTTATCACACACCCGTGTTTGATACAGGTACAAACTGCGATAAGTTCAGCAACTGTTTACGTGAGTTACAAATTTTTGATCAGCAAATTCCACAACATGAAGTCGTAACCGTTTGGTTTGATATTAAAGATGGTTTTTCTAGCGGTCAAACTGCGCAAGATCTAGATAATCTCATTAAAAGCTACATTAATCCCAACGATATTCTAAAACCAAGTGATTTATACAACGCGTGTCCAAACGCAAATAATTTAAAGCAAGCGGTAACGGGCAGTTGCAATTGGCCAACGTTAAGTAGCCTCAAAGGCAAATGGATGTTTGTAATCACAGACCCCAGTTATGCCGATGGCCGTTCAAATCGCCTTGGCTTTACTTCGGCTAGTGTTGATAGCAATAGTGATGTGGATAGCTCAAGTAAAATATTTTTTAATACCGATAATACTAGCCAATCGTTAGGGCGTCATATTCACATCAACAATTTTGTTAGCCGTCGTTATGTGGTGAACAATTCAAGCGGATTTATCAACGCAAAAAACGCTTGGGTTCATCATATTGCAACAGATAAAGTCAATTATGTACAAGATACTTGGGCTAAAACCCATAATAGTTATGGGTACCCATTCACTTGTATTAATCGAAATTGCAGTTCTAATCAAGAATCCGATTCGATTATTGGCATTAAAGTCAACTCTGAAGACATTTGGGGAAGCCAAGATCATTTTAGTTTTCAGTATCAAAATAAAGGCACGGCTAATGGTCGATGGCAAACCGCCATTAACGTCCCGAGTAGTCATGTTGATAAATTTGCCAAAGGTTGCGTGATGGCGCGGGCAGCATTGTCGGATGATAGTCCATATTTTGCAGTTTGCCGCTTGGCCGATAATAATAAATTGGCAGTGCAGTATCGTGATTATTACGGCAATAATTCAGGTTCGAAAAACGTTACGATTAGCGATGCGTCGGGTATTGCGCAGGAAGATTTAACCTATGTGAAAATGGATGTGTATGACAATGGTCAATGTGTATTAGGGCAGGGCTCGCGCGACGGCATTAGCTGGACAACTATTATGAGTCGTTGTTTTTCATACAGTCTTAAATACCAAGGTTTAGCGGCGAGCTCACACGGCAATAATAAAGTGAAAGTTTTGTTCTCTAACCTACGTTATTGGAACAATACGTTAAGCTCAGGCCAATTTACGCTGGAAAACATTGGCACGGTTCGTTCTGCGTCTGGTTTTCAAGGGAGTTTTTAGGGTTGCAGTAGCCGCTTTCGATAATATTGCGGATTGATTTTGCCCTTGTGCAAGATCCAGCCAAAGCAGGCGATTAATGTTGGGCTGTTATTATATTTTTTTTTATGTCCTATTTTTAAGTTTAAATTCGTTAAATAGACATATTGTTGCTCATTTTAGATGAGTGCTTACTCAGAATGAATTATCGGAAATTTACATGCTTACAAGAAGACAATTTACCGTCAGTATGGGGGCTTTAGCATTTGCGGGTTTAACAGGCTGTAGCCTAGGTCGCAGTAAAAGCAGTATCGTTAATAAAATGAGCAAAGGTTATGGCGCGTTAGTGTCAGACCCTAACGGTTTGCTCGATTTACCAGCTGGTTTTAGCTACAAGGTTATTTCAAAAGAAAACACGCCTATGTCGGATGGTTTGGCTGTACCTGGGCGTGCTGATGGCATGGGATGTTTTGCGTTAGATGAACAGCGTGTGGTGTTAATTCGTAATCATGAGTTACTACCTGAGCATATTGATAAACAGCCAACTTCTATACAGCAGCACCGCTCTTTACAGGCTTACGATACTTTTGCTAATGGTATTGCGCTGCCAGGCGGCACTACATCTATTATTTATAATGTTCAAACGCAAATGGTAGAACAAGAATTTGTTAGTTTGACAGGTACAGTGCGCAATTGTTCTGGCGGTGTTACACCTTGGAATACTTGGTTAACTTGTGAAGAAAGCGTCATTTTACCGGATGGTGATATAAGTAAAGCGCATGGCTATGTATTTGAAGTGCCAGCAACAGCAACTTCTCCAGTGGATGCTAAACCGTTAAAAGCTATGGGGCGTTTTAATCACGAGGCTGCAGTCGTTGATCCTAAAACTGGAATTGTCTATTTAACAGAAGATCGCGACGACAGTTTGTTTTATCGTTTTATACCTAAAACGTTCGGCAAATTAGCGGATGGTGGGCAGTTGCAAGCGTTAGCGATTGTTAATCAATCTAGGTTTGATAGCCGCAACTGGGAGCGTCCAGAACTGGCGTTATTTAATTGGCAGGATGCACATTGGATTAATTTGTCTAACCCCGAAAGCCCAGATGACGATTTACGCAAACAGGGTTACGAAAAAGGCGCAGCCTTATTTGCTCGCGGTGAGGGGATTCACTGGGCTGATAACGAGTTGTACTTTTGTTGCTCAAATGGTGGTGCAAAAAAATTAGGGCAAATTATGCGCTATCAACCATCAGCTTTTGAAGGAACAGCGCAAGAGATAAATCAGCCTGGGCGTATTCAACTCTTTTTAGAAAGTGCTGATAAATCTTTATTTGATTTTGGCGACAATTTAACGGTAACGCCGCAAGGCCATTTATTGGTTTGTGAAGATCAATATACGCTTTTTGTTGATAATCATATTCGTGGTGTCACCCCGCAAGGTGAGCTTTATGCATTTGCACGTTTACGCACACAAACAGAAACAGCCGGCGCTTGTTTTTCTCCTGATGGGCAAACTTTATTTGTTAATATTTATTCGCCCGCAAAAACCTTAGCCATTAAAGGGCCTTGGGATAAGATTTAAAACATGAATGCGAAAAGCTATTTCTGTAATCCGAAAGGCCAGTGATTGAACCTGGTGGTGATATTAAAACCGGGAGCGATAGCCAGCCAATCAAGTTTATAAGATTAACGTTATTTAGGTGGCGTTAATCTTGTCACAGCATAAGTTCAGTCGATGTGCGTTCTTTTTTAAACCAGCGTTATCTTAAATTATTCAAAATAAATTGTCCTAATATCTCTTCACCAATCGTTACCTATATATCTGACTTAAAAAGTGGCGTTTAAATCAAAGTTAGATACACACGCCGTCATCCCATTTGTCACAAGGTTTACGCAAAATTTGAATGTAGTCTAAGGTTTGGATGCATTTTTTAATGGGGTGAAAAGTAAAGCCCGAAAGAGGTTGAGCTAATTCATATTGTTTTAATAAACGGTGGTCATAATGTTTGCAAATTGCTGCACCGTATTGATGGCATAAGCGTTAGCTGCTTCGTAGTTAGGAATGAAGAAAAATGAAGATCAAGTTATGACAACGCATCTTGCCTTTTTTAATGCAAGTGACCTTGGCTGGAGTAAACAGCTTAAAGGTTATATTAGACGCTTTGTGCAGCAAGAATCCGATGTTGATGATATTTACCAGGATACTTGTCTTAAAATGATGGAGCTTAACCAAAAAGATCACATTCATAACTCGCAAAGTTATGCCAAGCGGGTCGCCAAAAATTTGATCATCGATCAAAGTCGCAGCGCTTTTAAGCAACACGAAGCAATGTTAGAAGAGCCAGAATGTAAAAAATCTGATTTAGACACGCTAATAGATTACCAACAGCGTTTGGTTATTTATCAAAAAATTCTAAAAGATACGCCTAGCACTCGACGCGATGTATTTGTTCGTTATCGAATCAAAGGTCAGAGCAAAGAGCAAATTTGCCAAGAAATGGGCTTGTCATTAGAAGCCGTTAATAAACACATTACGCGCATGTTAACACACTTAAAAGCCGCTATCGCGCGTGAGCTAGAAAAATGAAACCGAATTTATACAGTCTAGTCCGTATGGCTTTTAGGAAGATATATGAATAAATCTGACGCAGATAAAAAACAATTTTTACAAAATGAAGAGCGTTTATTAGAGGCTATTTTATTAGATCCAGCTTTGCAAGAAGCGTTGGAAAGTGAATCTATTGTTGATGAAAAAAATAATGTTGTAGCATTAAATGCGTTTACCAGTGAGCAAAAATGCAGGCAAGCGCATGGAGGCAAGTCATCATATTGGCGAACGTTTTCAGTCGCCGCCAGCGTACTGCTTGTAGTGGTATTTGGGCTAACATCTTTTTATAAAACCGATAATCAGCTTATTGTGCAGCAATCGGTTAATCAGCAAGCGTATAGTTCGGGCATTGCGCAAACAAAAACAGTGACTTTAGCCGATGAAAGCGTCGTTACCTTAAATGCAGCAAGCAAAATTAAAGTGCAATACACTGAGCATCAACGCAATGTTACTTTACTTGCCGGTGAAGCTTATTTTAATGTTGCCAAAAACGTTAATAAGCCTTTTAACGTTATTACTGAAAACGGCAAAATTACCGTGTTAGGCACACAGTTTAACGTTGACCAGACCAAAGACAGCGTCGCTGTTAATGTTTATGAAGGCAAGGTTGAGGTTAGAGATATTAATGACATACGCCAACAATTATTAGCAGGCGATAAGGTCGCTTTTACATCGGATGGTAGCGAGGCAAAGAGCCAATTTAATTTTGAAAATGGGGTAGATTGGCAGCAAGGTCAATTGCGTTTTACGAATGTTAAACTCGCACAAGTGATTGAGAAGCTAAACCGTTATGCCGAACACCCCTTGTATCTTGACCCTGTGCTTAACCACAAGTTAGTCACCGCAACCTTTAAGTTAGATGATATGGAAGGAAATATCAGTTTACTACGCGAACTATATCAACTCGATGCCCTGGTAACAGGTAAGTCGCGCTATTTAACACCTAAAATCTAATGTAATAAATGAAAACGAGTGTCGTTTATTGGTTGAGATTTAAACCTTCTTACCAACTCAACAATCACATAAGGCGATTGCATGTGCTGCCTTGTGTGGCTTTAGTTTTAATATTTTTGTTGTTTATAATCATTCTGCCAGTGTTTGCTGAAGTGAATCATCCTGATAAGACTGAGCGCGTTCAAGTAAATTTATCCGCTAATTCAATAGAACGTTCGTTAGAAAAGCTTGCAGAAATCTATAATATCGCCTTTATCGCCGATGCCTCGACGATATCTGGATTACAGCATTCGACCATTCAGGGCCACTTTACGCTTTTGCAATTGCTTAATAAACTATTTGCCGACAATGACGTTAGTGTGCAAATCACCCAGTCAGGTGTAATTTTAAGGCCTATTGTGCAAATTCCACTCGTGGCGAAAAAACAAACTAAACCATCCATCGAAGAAATTATTATTTCCGGTAAAAGGCAATCTAACGCCATTAGCTCATTTGCCAATGCGTCTCACAACAACATGCAAAACGCACTGAACAAGCAACGCGAGTCAATCGCATTTGCTGATGATATTGATTATGCTGGGCTCACGGCCTTGCCGACCAATAATTTGGCTGAATCGTTTCAGTATTTATCAGGTGTGAATATTTGCCGGGATTATGGTGAAGGATTAGCTATTAGTAGCCGAGGATTGGGGCCCGATTATCATGCTACAACGCTAAATGGCCATTTACTTGCGATCAATGAAAACGTTAGAAACAGCGGACAATCAGGACGCGTATTTCGCTTTGATGTACTGTCCGCCGCCAATATTGGTCGCGTTAACATTGCTAAAAATGGGGATGTAACCAATTTGGTCAGTGGGCTTGGAACTGCCATCAATATTCAAACTATTCAGCCGTTGAACTTAGGTAATCGAAAATTAGTGGGTGAAATTGCGTTAGATTACACGCATCGCAGCGCAGGCTATTCACCAAAAATTAATGTGTTATCAAGCTGGGTTAACAAACAAAATAATATGGGTATCGCCCTGTCGGCAGGATTTAATGAGCGAAAAATTCAACAACAAACATTGCAAACTTGGGAGTGGGATACAAATGGTAACAGCTATTGGCTACCCACGTTAGATTCAGACGTACTGTTACCCAGTAACCGCATGGCGATCACGCTAGAATCTGAACAGCGGAGAAATATGAATATTGGCATAGCGGGTCAATGGCAAATATCGCCAAATACTTTGCTTGGCGCTGAGTATTATCAATACCATCTTACTTCCGAATTTAACGAACAGCGGCTGTTAGCGAGGTTAGATTCAGCCGAACAGTTGATAACGTCTTCGGTAAAAAACGATATATTAGTGGCGGCTGAGTTTAGTAATATTGAGGGAAAAAGCGCGCTAGAAACCTCAACTCGACAGCATATCAACGCCATTAGCATATTAAATTTAGACACTCGCCTTGATCAATGGCGATTACAAAGTTCAATTGCATTTACTCGTGCAACCAGTATTACTGACAGTCCTATACGCCGAACTCGTTTGCTAAGTAACAGTCGTTCTTTTTCATACGATATGGGCAATCATAAGCGCGCTAAAACTCATATTTATTTTGAGGATTTTCCGCGATTGCAAACAGATTTTAGTGCGCTAGAACATGTGAGTGCGCGAATGATAGACGTGTTAGACAAAGGAAACGCATGGCGATTGAATATTGCTCGTCAATATCCATCACAATTTATTAGTGCCAGTCGCTTTGGTTTTAACTGGCGTAAACAACACCGTGGTTATCAACGGCAAGATTTAAAGGTAAATAAAAGCCGACTTACGCAGTATTCTACGCAATATAACTGGGTTGATGAATTTGCAGGAAATGATTTTTTGACGGATTATTTACAGCAGCCGCCTAGCGCGGGTTGGGCGGTTCCCAGCTCTGACATACAAAGCTATTATAGCGATGATCTTATATTTGGAGAGTTGACAGACAAAGACAAGCGCAACAGCTATCGCATTGTAGATGAGGTTTCGACCTTGTTTAGCCAAATTGATTTTTCAGCAAAGAAAATAGCCAATATAGAAGGACAATTAGGTGCGCGCTGGTACCATTGGAATAATCAAATTGAAAGCATATTTCAGTGGTCGCCTCAAGGAAACTTCACAGAGGCTCGCAGCAAACATTATGCGTATTTGTTACCCGATTTTAAACTCAAACTGAGCTTGAGTCAGGCAATTCAACTAAAATTTTCGGCGGCTAAAAGCTTATCATTGCCCAGTTATACAGATTTAAATCCTCGGCTAACGGTTAACTCAACCGATGGGGTATTGTTAGCCAGTGCTGGCAATCCCGATTTGCAACCTATTGAAGGGTATCAATGGGATTTAGGTAGCTATTGGTATTATGCAGATAACGCTAATGTGTATGCGGAATATTTTAAAAAACGTCTATATGGCATTATTAGCTTAGAGTCTTTTGAACAGGAAATTGATGGTGTCGTTTATCATTTAAGTCAACCAATAAATGGCGCTGACACATGGGTGACGGGTTGGGAATTTGGGGCGAATAGCAGCTTTATGAATGGCTTTGGTTATCAAGCCACATTGACACTCGCGCACTCTAAAACCCGTTCAACCTCGCAAGTTCAGGCTAAGCAATATAATTTAGAAGGGGTGTCACCTCTGGGGATAAACCTACACGTTTTTTACGAGGCTGAGCCTTGGTTTATGCGTCTGGGTTATAGTTACCGTGAGCACTACTTGGAAGCATTATCAACAACTGATGCGCCTGATACTTGGGTTGATGATACTCACGCGTTGCAATTATTGTTGGGTTATCAAATTAACGAACACTGCAATATATCCTTACATGGCAATAACCTATTAGCTCGACCGCTGCGCCGTTATTTAAACGCCAATGAACAAGACTCGCTAAGCAGCATCCACCATATTGATCGTAGCTGGTCGATGAGTGTTAAATTTGATTGGTAATTTTTTACTCCCCACGTAAACCTAATCTAAAAGTTACGCCTAACCTAAAAAATATGAGATAGGCGTTTTCTAACTTGCCACAAAACTGTCATTATTTATTTTGTCCTTTTTTAAGTTGCTAGTCGTCTTTGATAACGGAATCACAAAAAATTAAACGTATTCAATTTAAGGAACACTACCGTGATAAACAAGAAAGACGCAGCTAAAAAACCACAATCGCCGATTAACACATCGCTAAAGCCTATCTGTTTAGCGATGGTGACCGTTTTGTCATTTTCGGCCACCGCACAGGCAGATGAAGAAAAAATCATTGAAGAAGTGGTTAGCTATGGCACTTATTCAGGCAGCTTGGCGCGGGCGATGGATATTAAACAAGGCTCAGATAACGTGGTTGATGCAATTTCAGCAGAAGACATTGGTAAGTTCCCATCATCAAATGTTGCTGAAGCTTTGCAATTAGTTCCTGGTGTGCAAATTGCCCGTGACCGAGGTGAAGGTTTAGGGGTTAGCGTACGAGGTTTAGGGCCCAATTTTCAAACAACACAGTTAAATGGCCGAAATATCGCGATTAACGAAAATGTTGAAAATAGCGGTCAAAACGGCCGTCAGTTCCGGTATGACGTATTACCATCAGATCTAATTGCAGGCCTAGAAGTGGTTAAATCACCATCGGCTAGTATGGAAGAGGGTGCAATTGGTGGTCAGGTTAATATTAAAACCTTTAAACCACTCGACCTTGGTAATTCTGCTTCTGCCACGGCACAAGTAAGTCATTCAGATTTATCTGATAGTATGGATCCTCGCTTATCGGGTATATATAGCTGGGTAAACGAAAATGAAGATTTTGGTT
The sequence above is a segment of the Catenovulum adriaticum genome. Coding sequences within it:
- a CDS encoding Ca2+-dependent phosphoinositide-specific phospholipase C, whose product is MKTLLMAALLLLLNTTAQANLRYNEVTQKSSHNSYSRDEGILDQLVFHRIRSIEFDLFRGKIGRAGISRDWYVYHTPVFDTGTNCDKFSNCLRELQIFDQQIPQHEVVTVWFDIKDGFSSGQTAQDLDNLIKSYINPNDILKPSDLYNACPNANNLKQAVTGSCNWPTLSSLKGKWMFVITDPSYADGRSNRLGFTSASVDSNSDVDSSSKIFFNTDNTSQSLGRHIHINNFVSRRYVVNNSSGFINAKNAWVHHIATDKVNYVQDTWAKTHNSYGYPFTCINRNCSSNQESDSIIGIKVNSEDIWGSQDHFSFQYQNKGTANGRWQTAINVPSSHVDKFAKGCVMARAALSDDSPYFAVCRLADNNKLAVQYRDYYGNNSGSKNVTISDASGIAQEDLTYVKMDVYDNGQCVLGQGSRDGISWTTIMSRCFSYSLKYQGLAASSHGNNKVKVLFSNLRYWNNTLSSGQFTLENIGTVRSASGFQGSF
- a CDS encoding RNA polymerase sigma factor, with product MKKNEDQVMTTHLAFFNASDLGWSKQLKGYIRRFVQQESDVDDIYQDTCLKMMELNQKDHIHNSQSYAKRVAKNLIIDQSRSAFKQHEAMLEEPECKKSDLDTLIDYQQRLVIYQKILKDTPSTRRDVFVRYRIKGQSKEQICQEMGLSLEAVNKHITRMLTHLKAAIARELEK
- a CDS encoding alkaline phosphatase PhoX; translation: MLTRRQFTVSMGALAFAGLTGCSLGRSKSSIVNKMSKGYGALVSDPNGLLDLPAGFSYKVISKENTPMSDGLAVPGRADGMGCFALDEQRVVLIRNHELLPEHIDKQPTSIQQHRSLQAYDTFANGIALPGGTTSIIYNVQTQMVEQEFVSLTGTVRNCSGGVTPWNTWLTCEESVILPDGDISKAHGYVFEVPATATSPVDAKPLKAMGRFNHEAAVVDPKTGIVYLTEDRDDSLFYRFIPKTFGKLADGGQLQALAIVNQSRFDSRNWERPELALFNWQDAHWINLSNPESPDDDLRKQGYEKGAALFARGEGIHWADNELYFCCSNGGAKKLGQIMRYQPSAFEGTAQEINQPGRIQLFLESADKSLFDFGDNLTVTPQGHLLVCEDQYTLFVDNHIRGVTPQGELYAFARLRTQTETAGACFSPDGQTLFVNIYSPAKTLAIKGPWDKI
- a CDS encoding FecR family protein, which produces MNKSDADKKQFLQNEERLLEAILLDPALQEALESESIVDEKNNVVALNAFTSEQKCRQAHGGKSSYWRTFSVAASVLLVVVFGLTSFYKTDNQLIVQQSVNQQAYSSGIAQTKTVTLADESVVTLNAASKIKVQYTEHQRNVTLLAGEAYFNVAKNVNKPFNVITENGKITVLGTQFNVDQTKDSVAVNVYEGKVEVRDINDIRQQLLAGDKVAFTSDGSEAKSQFNFENGVDWQQGQLRFTNVKLAQVIEKLNRYAEHPLYLDPVLNHKLVTATFKLDDMEGNISLLRELYQLDALVTGKSRYLTPKI
- a CDS encoding TonB-dependent receptor, which gives rise to MNHPDKTERVQVNLSANSIERSLEKLAEIYNIAFIADASTISGLQHSTIQGHFTLLQLLNKLFADNDVSVQITQSGVILRPIVQIPLVAKKQTKPSIEEIIISGKRQSNAISSFANASHNNMQNALNKQRESIAFADDIDYAGLTALPTNNLAESFQYLSGVNICRDYGEGLAISSRGLGPDYHATTLNGHLLAINENVRNSGQSGRVFRFDVLSAANIGRVNIAKNGDVTNLVSGLGTAINIQTIQPLNLGNRKLVGEIALDYTHRSAGYSPKINVLSSWVNKQNNMGIALSAGFNERKIQQQTLQTWEWDTNGNSYWLPTLDSDVLLPSNRMAITLESEQRRNMNIGIAGQWQISPNTLLGAEYYQYHLTSEFNEQRLLARLDSAEQLITSSVKNDILVAAEFSNIEGKSALETSTRQHINAISILNLDTRLDQWRLQSSIAFTRATSITDSPIRRTRLLSNSRSFSYDMGNHKRAKTHIYFEDFPRLQTDFSALEHVSARMIDVLDKGNAWRLNIARQYPSQFISASRFGFNWRKQHRGYQRQDLKVNKSRLTQYSTQYNWVDEFAGNDFLTDYLQQPPSAGWAVPSSDIQSYYSDDLIFGELTDKDKRNSYRIVDEVSTLFSQIDFSAKKIANIEGQLGARWYHWNNQIESIFQWSPQGNFTEARSKHYAYLLPDFKLKLSLSQAIQLKFSAAKSLSLPSYTDLNPRLTVNSTDGVLLASAGNPDLQPIEGYQWDLGSYWYYADNANVYAEYFKKRLYGIISLESFEQEIDGVVYHLSQPINGADTWVTGWEFGANSSFMNGFGYQATLTLAHSKTRSTSQVQAKQYNLEGVSPLGINLHVFYEAEPWFMRLGYSYREHYLEALSTTDAPDTWVDDTHALQLLLGYQINEHCNISLHGNNLLARPLRRYLNANEQDSLSSIHHIDRSWSMSVKFDW